From Anaerohalosphaera lusitana, one genomic window encodes:
- a CDS encoding formylglycine-generating enzyme family protein encodes MRSSVSYSVELFKVMTVCAVVLFGRFVFADQSQALNEGTAQQSQAVNREDSKVLTNSVGMKLVWIPAGEFMMGSSEDDKFAEPYERPQHKVRLTNGFWMGTTEVTQAQYEAVMGENPGKPKGQNLPITGVSFKDAMEFCERLSEAENRNYSLPTEAQWEYACRGGNSDGQQVSADLGERAWYRENSNMKMHAVAQKKANAFGLHDMLGNVSEMCLDLYDEEYYSRSPEEDPKGPAPVSTEEKEGEMVGGVERVLRGGLYLSSADRCRCAARYAYDSIIPSQWDGFRVVINSKPAQFEVRTNSMGMEFVRIPAGEFMMGSSLSPEEVENEYGGRASEFRDEHPKHKVRISKGFWLSKHEVTQEQYTELMDSNPSLCKYKCPDCDACLDAENVKPTADNWRVKNHPVDGVRFADAVDFSKKLSEKDGQKYSLPTEAQWEYACRAGTETVYFFGDDSERLDEFAWYRENSETGTKEVGTKKPNPWGLHDMYGNVSEWCLDAYDPDCYSNAEAVDPVCISEDMNVRVVRGGIIGSLAQGCRSASREPAAADEAGFVLLTGIRLVCENWDEAGGE; translated from the coding sequence ATGCGAAGTAGTGTTAGTTATTCGGTTGAATTATTCAAGGTTATGACAGTCTGTGCAGTTGTCTTGTTTGGCAGATTTGTGTTTGCTGATCAGTCACAGGCGTTAAATGAGGGAACAGCGCAGCAATCCCAAGCTGTGAATCGCGAGGATTCTAAAGTTTTAACGAACTCTGTCGGCATGAAGCTGGTTTGGATACCGGCTGGTGAATTCATGATGGGCAGCAGTGAAGATGATAAGTTTGCAGAGCCTTATGAGCGACCGCAACATAAGGTAAGATTGACAAACGGGTTCTGGATGGGAACGACCGAGGTAACCCAGGCGCAATATGAGGCTGTGATGGGTGAGAACCCCGGAAAGCCCAAAGGACAGAATCTTCCAATCACAGGTGTAAGTTTCAAAGATGCTATGGAATTCTGCGAAAGACTAAGCGAAGCGGAAAACAGAAACTATTCATTGCCGACAGAAGCTCAATGGGAATATGCCTGTCGCGGCGGGAACAGTGACGGACAACAAGTTTCTGCTGATCTGGGGGAACGGGCGTGGTACAGAGAGAATTCAAATATGAAGATGCATGCCGTCGCGCAGAAAAAAGCGAATGCGTTCGGCTTGCACGACATGTTGGGCAATGTTTCTGAAATGTGCCTGGATCTCTATGATGAGGAATATTATTCCCGGTCACCTGAGGAGGATCCGAAAGGTCCCGCACCTGTTTCAACAGAAGAAAAAGAGGGAGAAATGGTTGGGGGAGTTGAACGAGTTCTGCGGGGCGGTCTTTACCTCTCATCTGCTGACCGTTGCCGTTGTGCTGCACGCTATGCGTACGACAGCATCATACCAAGTCAATGGGACGGTTTCAGAGTGGTTATCAACTCTAAACCAGCACAGTTCGAAGTCAGAACCAATTCGATGGGGATGGAGTTCGTGCGAATACCGGCAGGCGAGTTCATGATGGGCAGCAGTCTTTCACCAGAAGAAGTCGAAAATGAATATGGCGGTAGAGCGTCAGAATTTCGGGACGAGCATCCAAAGCATAAAGTGCGAATAAGCAAAGGTTTCTGGCTCAGTAAGCATGAGGTCACTCAGGAACAATACACTGAGCTTATGGATTCTAACCCCAGTCTGTGCAAGTATAAGTGCCCGGATTGCGATGCTTGCCTGGATGCTGAAAATGTAAAACCGACGGCTGATAATTGGAGGGTTAAGAATCACCCCGTGGATGGTGTCAGGTTTGCTGACGCAGTCGATTTTTCTAAAAAGCTAAGTGAGAAGGACGGACAAAAGTACAGTTTACCCACTGAAGCACAATGGGAGTATGCCTGCCGGGCAGGGACAGAAACTGTTTACTTTTTTGGTGACGACAGTGAGCGTTTAGATGAATTCGCATGGTATCGGGAGAACTCTGAAACCGGCACTAAAGAAGTGGGGACGAAGAAACCAAATCCGTGGGGACTCCATGACATGTATGGTAACGTGAGTGAATGGTGTCTGGATGCCTACGATCCGGACTGCTATTCCAACGCAGAGGCTGTTGACCCGGTCTGTATTTCGGAAGACATGAATGTCCGCGTGGTGCGAGGGGGGATCATAGGCTCTTTAGCCCAAGGCTGCAGATCCGCGAGCAGGGAACCGGCGGCGGCTGACGAAGCCGGTTTCGTTTTGCTTACTGGTATTCGTCTGGTTTGTGAAAACTGGGATGAAGCTGGGGGAGAGTGA
- a CDS encoding DUF7594 domain-containing protein codes for MGKLTLLSFLASLFIVSSTTQAVDKKLYSIADGENDPSRRYPNGSSYIMWTDYDATFSNYRRRAVIKFDTSSVSNYTLRGAVLNIWGSSGSGSNTTAVNIYHYSYDSWSDSSIPYASSLGTKLGSVSVTKVNDVSQARKYDISLSNMPYISPYDNNLSMALVANSGYGSYFVTRNGVNWNGTANKKPYLTFRTWGETATSNGSFDDGLDSWNINSGGGTAEMAANPFGDGNLAKLTTGSPVGITQIIDTPQDAFYINFDYAFLTDTGSLDVTLTDRDGGQLLVGQLEAGDSIAEQMSHASFYLQDDSWLYLDHVTLGLQFDGASGSQVLLDNIEFSDVPEPSSILLIGLGGLLMKRKSRQA; via the coding sequence ATGGGGAAGTTGACTTTATTGTCATTTTTGGCAAGTTTATTCATTGTATCAAGCACTACACAAGCAGTTGACAAGAAACTTTACTCGATTGCTGACGGCGAAAATGACCCCTCACGGCGTTATCCAAATGGTAGCAGCTATATCATGTGGACGGATTATGATGCCACCTTTTCCAATTATAGACGGCGGGCAGTAATCAAATTTGACACCTCCAGCGTCAGCAACTATACATTACGCGGCGCTGTTCTCAATATCTGGGGATCAAGCGGAAGCGGCTCAAATACGACCGCAGTAAATATATATCACTATTCCTATGACAGTTGGAGTGATTCTTCGATTCCATATGCATCGAGTCTCGGCACCAAACTTGGCTCTGTCTCTGTCACCAAAGTCAACGATGTATCCCAGGCCAGAAAATATGACATATCTCTTTCAAACATGCCCTACATCAGCCCCTACGACAACAATCTCTCGATGGCATTGGTAGCAAACAGCGGCTATGGCAGCTATTTCGTCACTCGAAATGGTGTGAACTGGAATGGCACTGCAAACAAAAAACCATATTTAACCTTTAGAACCTGGGGCGAAACTGCCACTTCAAACGGAAGCTTTGACGATGGTTTAGATAGCTGGAATATAAATTCCGGCGGTGGAACAGCCGAGATGGCGGCTAATCCCTTTGGCGATGGCAATCTCGCAAAACTGACAACTGGTTCACCTGTTGGTATCACACAGATTATCGACACACCGCAGGACGCATTTTATATAAATTTCGATTATGCGTTTCTAACGGATACGGGTTCACTGGATGTCACACTTACCGATCGAGATGGCGGGCAGCTTCTCGTTGGCCAACTCGAAGCTGGCGATTCTATTGCTGAACAAATGAGTCATGCTTCTTTCTATTTGCAGGACGACAGTTGGCTTTATCTCGACCACGTAACATTGGGATTGCAATTCGACGGCGCATCCGGCTCACAGGTACTGCTTGACAATATCGAGTTCTCCGATGTCCCTGAACCGTCCAGCATTTTGCTGATTGGACTGGGAGGCTTGCTTATGAAAAGAAAATCCAGACAAGCATAA
- a CDS encoding GNAT family N-acetyltransferase, with product MNRRKLTIRDETPSDIAAISRITRAAFKTCPYSNDTEHLIINALRAADALTISLVAELDGTPAGHVALSPVTFSDGSTDWFGLGPIAVIPEKQKQGIGTALMNRALEQLRTHNAAGCILVGDPAYYTRFGFTAYPQITHEGVPPENVLALPFTDHLPTGQVTFHKAFSVTE from the coding sequence ATGAATCGCAGGAAACTAACCATCCGCGACGAAACCCCCTCAGACATTGCCGCCATCTCCCGCATCACCCGGGCCGCCTTCAAAACCTGCCCCTACAGCAACGACACCGAGCACCTCATAATAAACGCTCTCCGAGCCGCCGACGCTCTTACCATCTCACTCGTCGCCGAACTCGACGGCACACCGGCAGGGCACGTCGCACTCTCGCCCGTCACCTTCTCCGACGGCAGCACGGACTGGTTCGGCCTCGGTCCCATCGCCGTCATCCCCGAAAAACAGAAACAGGGCATCGGCACCGCACTGATGAACCGCGCCCTCGAACAACTAAGGACCCACAACGCCGCAGGCTGCATCCTCGTAGGCGACCCCGCATACTACACCCGCTTTGGCTTCACGGCCTACCCGCAGATAACCCACGAAGGCGTACCACCCGAAAACGTACTGGCCCTACCCTTCACCGACCACCTACCCACCGGCCAGGTAACATTCCACAAAGCCTTCAGCGTAACGGAATAA
- the hisF gene encoding imidazole glycerol phosphate synthase subunit HisF: MLTKRIIPCLDVKDNRVVKGVNFLNLRDAGDPVELGSKYSDQGADELVFLDITATIRSEKTIVELVEKVADNVFIPFTVGGGINKADQIDILLRAGAEKCSINTAAVNNPDLLRESADRFGNQCVVLAIDAKRTQPTENKWVVTVKAGTQRTDIDAVEWAVRAQELGAGEILLTSMDADGTKAGYDIELTRAVAEAVDIPVIASGGAGDLDTLVDVLENGKADAVLAASIFHYGEYTIGQAKEYLAKHNIPVRL; the protein is encoded by the coding sequence ATGCTGACAAAACGAATAATTCCATGCCTGGACGTTAAGGATAACCGTGTTGTAAAGGGTGTAAATTTCCTCAATCTCCGCGACGCCGGCGACCCGGTAGAACTGGGTTCAAAATACTCTGATCAGGGCGCCGACGAGCTCGTTTTTCTCGACATCACCGCCACCATCCGCAGCGAAAAGACAATCGTCGAACTTGTCGAAAAAGTTGCAGACAACGTCTTTATTCCCTTCACCGTCGGCGGCGGCATCAACAAAGCCGATCAGATAGACATACTTCTGCGTGCCGGCGCCGAAAAGTGCTCCATAAACACCGCAGCGGTCAACAATCCCGATCTGCTGCGTGAATCGGCGGATCGTTTCGGCAATCAGTGCGTGGTGCTGGCGATAGATGCCAAACGCACGCAACCTACTGAGAATAAATGGGTTGTGACGGTCAAGGCAGGTACGCAGCGGACCGATATCGACGCCGTCGAGTGGGCAGTGCGGGCGCAGGAGCTGGGTGCGGGCGAGATATTGCTGACCAGCATGGATGCCGACGGCACCAAGGCTGGGTATGATATAGAACTGACCCGCGCGGTTGCTGAGGCTGTTGACATTCCGGTTATCGCATCCGGCGGGGCGGGTGACCTGGATACGCTGGTGGATGTATTGGAGAACGGCAAGGCCGACGCTGTGCTGGCGGCTTCTATATTCCATTATGGCGAATATACAATCGGCCAGGCGAAAGAATATCTGGCCAAACATAATATACCTGTGCGTTTATAA
- a CDS encoding tetratricopeptide repeat protein, with protein MTEIPTIVTLITAGIIFVIFWNRRKYRDAVREALKAAKNAHANDDFGETCKLYEQATAIDPQLPNAFYNWGLALEKWAELLEGEEALEKCEQACDKYEKATEIKKDFHEAFYGWGYTLGEWAERLEGKEALEKLGQACEKYEKATEIKKDDHYAFYNLGLALGKLADLLEGDDAFEKLEQACKKYEKATKIEPGYHFAFLGWGLALGKLAELLEGDDALEKFAEACEKYEKATEIKMDDHEAFYGWGYILGEWAERLEGKEALEKLGQACEKYEKATEIKKDYHEAFNNWGSALGKWAELLDGDDALEKLEQACEKYEKAANIEPGYHLAFIGWGNTLDELAGRLEGEDALEKLELACEKFKKATEIKADHHDAFNNWGIALWKWAELLEGDEALEKVEQACKKYEKATKIKTDDHDAFNYWGTALWKWAELLEGADALEKLEQACEKYEKATEIKTGDHEAFYNWGIALRKLAELLEGDDALEKFVQACDKYEKATEIKMDDHEVFYGWGYTLGQWAERLEGKEALEKLGQSCEKYEKATEIKADFHEAFNNWGSALWRWAELLEEDDAFEKLEQACEKYEKATEIDPRSHFAFIGWGSVLLSLAVRMDRPEDKKANLDKAIDVVQKAEGIKRGSGAYNMACVYGLLGDKKSCREWLEVGQEEGTLPSREHAMGDDDLACVRDEEWFGSLRWEGE; from the coding sequence ATGACTGAGATTCCAACGATTGTCACATTGATAACGGCAGGCATCATCTTCGTTATTTTCTGGAACCGGAGAAAGTACAGAGATGCTGTCAGAGAGGCCTTAAAAGCTGCAAAGAATGCTCATGCTAATGATGACTTTGGGGAGACATGCAAACTATATGAGCAGGCCACGGCAATCGACCCGCAACTACCTAATGCATTTTATAACTGGGGACTTGCTCTTGAAAAATGGGCAGAACTGCTGGAAGGCGAAGAAGCGTTAGAAAAATGTGAGCAGGCGTGTGATAAGTACGAGAAGGCGACGGAGATAAAGAAGGACTTCCATGAAGCATTTTATGGTTGGGGGTACACTCTTGGAGAATGGGCAGAGCGATTGGAAGGTAAAGAGGCATTAGAAAAACTTGGGCAGGCATGCGAAAAGTATGAGAAGGCGACTGAGATAAAGAAGGACGATCATTATGCATTTTATAACTTGGGACTTGCTCTTGGAAAACTGGCAGATCTGCTGGAAGGTGATGATGCGTTCGAAAAGCTTGAGCAGGCATGCAAAAAGTATGAGAAGGCGACGAAGATAGAACCGGGGTATCATTTTGCATTTCTTGGCTGGGGACTTGCTCTTGGAAAACTGGCAGAGCTGCTGGAGGGTGATGATGCGTTAGAGAAATTTGCGGAGGCATGTGAAAAATACGAGAAAGCGACTGAGATAAAGATGGACGACCATGAAGCATTTTATGGTTGGGGGTACATTCTTGGAGAATGGGCAGAGCGATTGGAAGGTAAAGAGGCATTAGAAAAACTTGGGCAGGCATGCGAAAAGTACGAGAAGGCGACTGAGATAAAGAAGGACTACCATGAAGCATTCAATAACTGGGGAAGTGCTCTTGGAAAATGGGCAGAACTGCTGGATGGTGATGATGCGTTAGAAAAACTTGAGCAGGCATGCGAAAAGTATGAGAAGGCGGCGAATATAGAACCGGGGTATCATTTGGCATTCATTGGCTGGGGGAACACTCTTGACGAATTGGCAGGACGGCTGGAAGGCGAAGATGCATTAGAGAAACTTGAGTTGGCATGCGAGAAGTTCAAGAAGGCTACTGAGATAAAGGCAGACCACCATGATGCATTCAACAACTGGGGAATTGCTCTTTGGAAATGGGCAGAGCTGCTGGAAGGGGATGAGGCGTTAGAGAAAGTTGAGCAGGCATGCAAAAAATACGAAAAGGCGACGAAGATAAAGACGGACGATCATGATGCATTCAATTACTGGGGAACTGCTCTTTGGAAATGGGCAGAGCTGTTGGAAGGGGCTGATGCATTAGAGAAACTTGAGCAGGCATGCGAAAAGTACGAGAAGGCGACGGAGATAAAGACGGGCGACCATGAAGCCTTCTATAACTGGGGAATTGCTCTTAGAAAACTGGCAGAACTGCTGGAGGGTGATGATGCGTTAGAGAAATTTGTGCAGGCATGTGATAAGTACGAGAAAGCGACTGAGATAAAGATGGACGACCATGAAGTATTTTATGGTTGGGGGTACACTCTTGGACAATGGGCAGAGCGATTGGAAGGTAAAGAGGCATTAGAAAAACTTGGGCAGTCATGCGAAAAGTACGAGAAAGCGACTGAGATAAAGGCAGACTTCCATGAAGCATTCAATAACTGGGGAAGTGCTCTTTGGAGATGGGCAGAACTGCTGGAGGAGGATGATGCTTTCGAAAAGCTTGAGCAGGCATGCGAAAAATACGAAAAGGCGACTGAGATAGATCCGAGGTCTCATTTTGCATTCATTGGCTGGGGGAGTGTCTTGCTTAGTTTGGCTGTGAGAATGGACAGACCTGAGGATAAAAAAGCCAATCTTGATAAGGCCATAGATGTCGTACAGAAAGCTGAGGGTATTAAACGCGGGAGCGGGGCTTATAATATGGCTTGTGTTTATGGGCTGCTGGGAGATAAGAAGAGTTGTCGGGAATGGCTTGAGGTTGGACAAGAGGAAGGAACATTGCCCAGCCGTGAGCATGCGATGGGCGATGATGATCTGGCGTGTGTGCGGGATGAGGAGTGGTTCGGAAGCTTGAGGTGGGAGGGAGAGTAG
- a CDS encoding choice-of-anchor E domain-containing protein encodes MRKTLLAVLGICVLAGAANADFVTYTDSFDGYFNVDETLSVAQFDTSLGTLDSVQITATVGANGTINFENNTDNPVYRTISTYFTMGEETYTTNGDLGISLDGSSLADVAWEVLEDYQMDLTAYDGITDFAGTSGFSQEYMDESDSQTVAFGAGDDLSMFIGGGTVDFSLVGNANSALSMPGNGVSNVSTESSGCVTVVYGYTVPEPATVALLGLGGLALLRRKK; translated from the coding sequence ATGAGAAAGACACTTTTGGCAGTTTTGGGTATTTGTGTGTTGGCCGGTGCGGCGAATGCGGATTTTGTGACCTACACGGACAGTTTTGACGGCTATTTCAATGTCGACGAGACTTTGTCGGTCGCTCAGTTCGACACATCGCTGGGTACGCTGGACAGCGTTCAGATCACCGCGACGGTCGGGGCCAACGGCACGATCAACTTCGAGAATAACACGGATAACCCGGTGTATCGCACGATCTCGACGTATTTCACGATGGGCGAGGAAACTTACACCACGAACGGCGACCTGGGCATTTCGCTTGACGGCAGTTCGCTGGCGGATGTTGCGTGGGAAGTTCTGGAAGACTATCAGATGGACCTGACCGCGTATGATGGAATTACGGATTTTGCCGGCACATCGGGCTTCAGCCAGGAATACATGGATGAAAGCGATAGCCAGACGGTAGCTTTTGGAGCAGGCGATGATCTTAGCATGTTCATCGGCGGCGGCACGGTTGATTTTTCGCTGGTCGGCAATGCAAATTCTGCTTTGTCAATGCCCGGCAACGGCGTTAGCAATGTTTCGACAGAGAGCAGCGGTTGTGTGACGGTTGTTTACGGTTACACAGTGCCTGAGCCCGCTACGGTTGCACTGCTTGGTCTGGGCGGTCTGGCGCTGCTGAGAAGGAAGAAGTAA
- a CDS encoding DMT family transporter, which translates to MTGHVEKERAKGVGLLVATALLWSLGGVLVKSIEWNGMAIGGMRSAIGAVVLAFFMKREWLTFSRVQLAGAVCYIGAVLLYAVANKLTTAANVILLQYTAPIYVALLSGWFLGEKIRLYNWIAIAAAIGGMVLFFVGEVSAEGLWGNVLGVATGLSFGMMMLVMRKQRMEAAMGSIFLGNVFTAVLGLPFMFESMPGAVSWVNLVLLGVVQLGIPYVLYARGISRVKAIDAVMICTLEPILNPVWVLIFVGEVPGEWALAGGVVVLVAVTSNAVEATLRNGKARREKAAG; encoded by the coding sequence ATGACGGGGCATGTCGAGAAAGAACGGGCGAAGGGTGTTGGGCTGCTGGTGGCGACTGCGCTGCTTTGGAGCCTGGGCGGTGTGCTTGTCAAGAGCATCGAGTGGAACGGGATGGCGATCGGGGGGATGCGGAGCGCGATCGGGGCGGTGGTGCTGGCGTTTTTCATGAAGCGGGAGTGGCTGACGTTTTCTCGGGTGCAGCTTGCCGGGGCGGTGTGCTATATCGGCGCGGTGCTGCTGTATGCGGTGGCGAACAAGCTGACGACGGCGGCGAACGTGATACTGCTGCAGTATACGGCGCCGATATATGTGGCGCTGCTGAGCGGGTGGTTCCTGGGCGAGAAGATCCGGCTGTATAACTGGATCGCGATAGCGGCGGCGATCGGGGGGATGGTGCTGTTTTTCGTAGGTGAGGTGTCAGCGGAAGGTCTTTGGGGAAACGTGCTGGGGGTGGCGACGGGGCTTTCATTCGGGATGATGATGCTGGTGATGCGCAAGCAGCGGATGGAGGCGGCGATGGGGTCGATATTCCTGGGCAACGTGTTTACCGCGGTGCTGGGCCTGCCGTTCATGTTCGAGAGTATGCCCGGGGCGGTTAGCTGGGTGAACCTGGTGCTGCTGGGGGTGGTGCAGTTGGGGATCCCGTATGTGCTGTATGCGCGGGGGATATCGCGGGTCAAGGCTATCGACGCGGTGATGATATGCACGCTGGAGCCGATACTGAACCCGGTGTGGGTGCTGATATTCGTGGGCGAGGTGCCGGGCGAGTGGGCGCTGGCAGGCGGGGTGGTCGTGCTGGTGGCGGTTACGTCGAACGCGGTCGAGGCGACGCTGCGCAACGGCAAGGCGAGGCGGGAGAAGGCGGCTGGGTAA
- the hisH gene encoding imidazole glycerol phosphate synthase subunit HisH, giving the protein MIVVIDYSVGNVRSVCKALNHIGCETKLSRKREDIESADGIILPGVAAYGFAVKELSDTADIIKDVAKQGKPLLGICVGYQLLFDKSYEKGEHAGLGLISGEVVPLPPGLTVPHMGWNSVKSSKDMDLFKYMRDEEHFYFAHSYHAKVTDPEAKIANTDYGSDIVASVQKQSIYGVQFHPEKSGPVGLKFLETFNEICLAKKNNS; this is encoded by the coding sequence ATGATAGTAGTTATCGACTATAGCGTGGGAAACGTTCGCAGCGTCTGCAAGGCCCTCAACCACATCGGCTGCGAAACAAAACTGTCTCGCAAACGCGAAGACATCGAATCCGCCGACGGCATTATCCTGCCCGGCGTGGCCGCGTATGGCTTTGCTGTTAAAGAACTTAGCGACACTGCCGACATTATAAAAGATGTCGCAAAACAGGGTAAACCCCTCCTCGGCATCTGCGTCGGATACCAGCTCCTATTCGACAAAAGCTACGAAAAGGGCGAGCACGCCGGCCTGGGTCTGATCTCCGGCGAAGTGGTCCCTCTCCCGCCCGGCCTGACCGTCCCGCACATGGGTTGGAATTCCGTTAAGTCCAGCAAAGACATGGACTTATTTAAATACATGCGCGACGAGGAACACTTCTATTTCGCCCATTCGTACCATGCGAAAGTGACCGACCCCGAGGCGAAGATCGCAAACACCGACTACGGCAGCGATATCGTCGCAAGTGTCCAGAAACAAAGCATTTACGGCGTTCAGTTCCACCCCGAAAAGTCCGGCCCCGTAGGTCTGAAATTCCTGGAAACCTTCAACGAGATATGCCTGGCAAAGAAGAATAATAGCTGA
- a CDS encoding IS110 family transposase, translated as MELFVGIDVSKYFFDVCCGVDGKVSHFDYNQQAVAECVKMLERVEPTLVVLESTGGYELQLALAVQDSGLPVVIVNPSRVRSFGRACGKIAKTDKIDARTIAWYASALRPQVRGRINRKMCKLKALTARRRQLVDMRTAERNRLDHVFEKAIRRSVEAVVKTIEREIGKVESAMAEHIDDDPQLREKVIKMRTVPAIGEVTASMIVSELPEIGSLNRRQIASLVGVAPMNRDSGLMRGKRTTGGGRKEVRTRLFMPTLVAIQHNPVIRKFYRRLLKNGKAKMTAVVACMRKLLTIINFMLAKNEEWKPNSA; from the coding sequence ATGGAACTTTTTGTTGGAATCGATGTTTCGAAGTACTTTTTTGATGTTTGCTGTGGCGTCGATGGGAAGGTCAGCCATTTCGACTACAATCAGCAGGCAGTTGCAGAATGTGTCAAGATGTTAGAGCGAGTAGAGCCGACGCTGGTGGTGCTGGAATCCACTGGCGGTTATGAGCTGCAGCTTGCACTGGCGGTACAGGACAGCGGGCTTCCAGTCGTTATTGTAAATCCCAGTCGAGTCCGTTCTTTTGGCCGGGCCTGCGGCAAGATAGCCAAGACCGACAAGATCGACGCAAGGACCATTGCCTGGTATGCATCGGCGTTGAGGCCGCAAGTAAGAGGAAGGATCAATCGCAAGATGTGCAAATTAAAGGCTCTGACGGCACGCAGGAGGCAATTGGTTGATATGAGGACGGCAGAGCGTAACCGGCTCGATCATGTTTTCGAGAAGGCAATAAGACGCAGTGTCGAGGCGGTGGTAAAAACGATTGAACGTGAAATTGGCAAAGTCGAATCCGCGATGGCTGAACATATTGATGATGATCCGCAGCTTCGAGAAAAGGTAATTAAAATGAGAACCGTACCGGCAATTGGCGAAGTGACTGCTTCAATGATCGTATCGGAACTGCCGGAGATTGGCAGCTTGAACCGCAGGCAGATCGCATCACTTGTGGGGGTGGCGCCGATGAATCGTGACAGCGGCCTGATGCGGGGCAAGCGTACTACCGGCGGTGGACGCAAGGAGGTCAGGACGCGGCTGTTTATGCCGACGTTGGTGGCGATACAGCATAATCCGGTGATTAGGAAGTTTTACAGGCGGTTACTAAAAAACGGCAAGGCGAAGATGACAGCGGTGGTTGCGTGTATGCGAAAGCTGCTCACGATAATCAATTTTATGCTGGCGAAAAATGAAGAATGGAAGCCAAATTCGGCTTGA